In the Deltaproteobacteria bacterium genome, CGAACGCTCCCGGTCCATCTTGTTCACGAAAATCATCGAGGCCAGTCCATAATCGGACAGATAACCCCACACCTTTTCCGTCTCCACCTTCACTCCGGAAACGGCGCTGACCAGGACGACCGCCGAGTCCATTACCTTCAGGACCCCCTTGGTGTCGGCCAGAAAATTCGTGTACCCCGGGGTGTCCATACAGAAGATTTCTTTTTTCTTCCAGGGGATCACGGCCATGGAGGAAGAGAGCGTGCTCTTTCGTTCAATCTCTTCCGATGAATAGTCAAGAATGGAATTCCCTTCATCGACCCGGTTTAATCGGGTCGTCACCTTCGCGTTGAACAGTGCCGCTTCACAAAAGGAGGTTTTTCCCACACCCCCGTGACCGACCACAGCCAGATTGCGAACTTCAGTCAGATCCTGCGTTGCCATAGCACACCTCATCCATGAAATAAAAAGGTTGAAAGAAACACGACGTGATGAAAAAAACCAGGATCAAGAGGCAGGAAGGCCCATCCCCCGAAACTCTTGTACCGACAAACGAACGACTGAATGAAACAAACGGGAAAACCGATCCTCCCCCGAAAACCGGTCGGCTCGCAAACTACCAGATACTCGACTCGACCTTGCCCCCCTTCATGACCAGGATGTCAACCACGGCATGATTAAAATAGTTCGTGGTATCAACAATCTCCGGGGCAACACGACTCCGGTAGAGTTCCCGTCCCTTCCGGAGGTCTTCGTCCAGCAGTTCAAAGAGATTATCGTTTTTAATCCCTTTTTCAATTTTGGGTTGATTATAAAGTGCGATATCGGAGAGAATGGTTCTCGCCAGGCGTTTGGCTTTCTCGTGGTCGATGATTTGCGTCATGGAATTTCCTCCCATTGTCGGGTACAATGTACTTAATTTATCTTGTTTTGTCAACAATATCAAGCAATTTCGTTCTGCAATAAGCGGTTGCAATCACCCCCGTGATATGATATGAAAATCTATTTACACAAAGGGGGCTTGCACCCCCGTGTTTTCTTTTGGAGGATCAGATGATTGATGAGCTGAAAAAGGAATTCAAAACGGTGGCCCATGATTTCGAACTCCTGCGGAGTCATCTTTGACCTCTCGGAGACGCACCGGCAATTAGAGCAGCTCGAAAGAACCATTTCCAACCCGGATTTCTGGAACAACCCTCAGAGCGCACAGAAACCGCTGAAGAAGCGTGCCGCCCTTCAGAATCAACTTTCCGAATGGAAAAAAGTGCAACAGGTCCACGACGACCTGGAGACCTTGATCGAACTTTGCCGGGAAGAAGAGGCGGAAGACCTCTATCCTGAAATCCGCACGGCTCTCCGGGAGTTCCGGACCGCCATGACCGACCTCGAACTGAAAACCATGCTCGGGGAAGAAAATGACCCCAACAACGCCATCGTCAACATCCATTCCGGTGCCGGGGGAACGGAATCACAGGACTGGGCGCAGATGCTCTTCCGCATGTATCAACGCTGGACGGAACGAAAAAGATTCAAAATCAAGATCCTCGACCTGATGTACGGCGAAGAAGCCGGGATCAAGAGCGTCACATTCATCGTCGAGGGAGAATATGCCTACGGTCTCCTTAAATCGGAAGACGGCGTACACCGGCTCGTCCGGATCTCTCCCTTCGACGCCGGGAAACGGCGTCATACCTCCTTTGCCTCCGTGATGATCCTGCCCGAATTGGACGAAGAAATCGAGGTACCGATCCGGGACGAGGACTTGCGGATCGACACCTACCGGTCGAGCGGTGCCGGTGGTCAGCATGTCAATGTCACCGACTCCGCCGTTCGGATCACCCATCTCCCTACGGGGATTGTGGTGCAGTGTCAGAATGAACGCTCCCAGCACAAGAACAAGGCCTCCGCCCTGAAGGTCCTGAAGGCCCGGATCTATGAACTTGAAGTGGAGAAACAAAAGGAAAAAGTCGAGGAGATGCACGGCGAGAAAAAAGAGATCGGCTGGGGCAACCAGATCCGCTCCTACGTCCTTCAGCCCTACCAACTCGTTAAGGACAACCGGACCAAAGTGGAAAAAGGCAATGTCGAAGCCGTCCTCGACGGAGAGATTGATGAATTCATGAAGGCCTACCTGTTACGAAAGAAATGAACGGACGGCGGCCGTTCGGCATCGCTTCTTTTCTTGACGAGAGGGGCGAACTCTTCTATAGTGGCGGCGCATTAAACGAAAAGGATGGAAATGGCACAAGACGAAAACGAAATCATACAGCAGCGGAAGAAAAAAATCCGGGAGATGGAGGCGGAGGGCATCCCCCTTTACGCGCACCGTTACGACCCCGAAGATACCGCGGAGGCAATCCTTGCAAATTTCGGGAAGACCGCACCCGAGGCGCTGGAGAAGGAGAAACCTTCCGTCCATGTTGCCGGCCGGATCGTCTCCCTGCGCCGGTTCGGCAAGGCCGCCTTTGCCCACATCCGGGACGCAAGCGGCCGCATCCAGATCTTCGCCGCCAAAAACGTCCTGTCCGCCGAAGAATTCCGCCTCTTTAAACGGGTGGATATCGGCGACTTCATCGGCGTGCAGGGAGTGCTTTTCTTCACCCGGACCGGTGAACTGACCATCGAAATCCGGACGCTGAAACTCCTGACCAAGGCCGTCCGGCCCCTGCCGGAAAAATGGCACGGCCTCAAGGACAAGGAAATCCGTTACCGCCAACGCTATCTTGATCTGATCGCCAATCCCGATGTCCAACGGACCTTCGTTCAGCGGAGCCGGATCATTGCCGCGATAAGGGAGTTCATGAACCGGAGGGACTTCATCGAGGTAGAAACACCGATGATGCAGCCGATTCCCGGCGGCGCCACGGCCCGCCCGTTTGTCACCCATCACAACGCCTTAGGAATCGATCTCTATCTCCGGATCGCCCCGGAACTCTACCTGAAACGGCTTTTGGTGGGCGGGTTTGAGCGGGTCTATGAACTGAACCGGAACTTCCGAAACGAGGGGATGGACCTCCAGCACAATCCGGAATTCACCATGATCGAATTCTACATGGCCTATGCCGACTACAGGGACATGATGACCCTGACGGAAGAACTTCTCTCCGAGATCACCGGAAAGGTCCATGATTCCCTTGTACTTCCGTACAAGGGACACAAGATCAACATGGCCCCCCCCTATCGGCGGCTCCCCTACCGGGCGGCCCTCGAGGAAGCCCTGCAGGAAAAGGGGTTTGCCCCGGAGACACTGGACGACACGGCGGCCGTCCGCCGGGCGGCGGAGACCCTGGAGATCGCCCTGCCGCCGAAGGCGTCCCGCACCAAGGTCCTGGACAAACTCTTTGAGACCCTGGTCGAAGAGAATCTGATTCAGCCGACCTTTGTCATCGATTATCCAACGGAACTTTCGCCCCTTTCCAAGCGAAAACCGGACAACCCCGATGAGGTGGAACGCTTCGAACTCTTCATCGCCGGGAAAGAGATGGCCAATGCCTTTTCCGAACTG is a window encoding:
- the lysS gene encoding lysine--tRNA ligase, with product MAQDENEIIQQRKKKIREMEAEGIPLYAHRYDPEDTAEAILANFGKTAPEALEKEKPSVHVAGRIVSLRRFGKAAFAHIRDASGRIQIFAAKNVLSAEEFRLFKRVDIGDFIGVQGVLFFTRTGELTIEIRTLKLLTKAVRPLPEKWHGLKDKEIRYRQRYLDLIANPDVQRTFVQRSRIIAAIREFMNRRDFIEVETPMMQPIPGGATARPFVTHHNALGIDLYLRIAPELYLKRLLVGGFERVYELNRNFRNEGMDLQHNPEFTMIEFYMAYADYRDMMTLTEELLSEITGKVHDSLVLPYKGHKINMAPPYRRLPYRAALEEALQEKGFAPETLDDTAAVRRAAETLEIALPPKASRTKVLDKLFETLVEENLIQPTFVIDYPTELSPLSKRKPDNPDEVERFELFIAGKEMANAFSELNDPEDQRGRFEAQVAERKGGDEEAMYMDHDFVRALEYGMPPAAGEGIGIDRLIMLLTGNESIRDVILFPQMRPE
- the prfB gene encoding peptide chain release factor 2, whose amino-acid sequence is MISNSCGVIFDLSETHRQLEQLERTISNPDFWNNPQSAQKPLKKRAALQNQLSEWKKVQQVHDDLETLIELCREEEAEDLYPEIRTALREFRTAMTDLELKTMLGEENDPNNAIVNIHSGAGGTESQDWAQMLFRMYQRWTERKRFKIKILDLMYGEEAGIKSVTFIVEGEYAYGLLKSEDGVHRLVRISPFDAGKRRHTSFASVMILPELDEEIEVPIRDEDLRIDTYRSSGAGGQHVNVTDSAVRITHLPTGIVVQCQNERSQHKNKASALKVLKARIYELEVEKQKEKVEEMHGEKKEIGWGNQIRSYVLQPYQLVKDNRTKVEKGNVEAVLDGEIDEFMKAYLLRKK